In Gemmata obscuriglobus, a single genomic region encodes these proteins:
- the recO gene encoding DNA repair protein RecO has protein sequence MQSEKALAIVTRGTDWSETSRITTLFTREFGKIRALAKGGRRLKSNFDVAFDLLTVCEVVFIRKASGLELLTEARMNEQFPALRKNLPALYAGYYVAELLAEGLQDYDPHPVLFDAALAILRALGRTAVFYPEREGSTGAEEEGAVREGEGAPVSQAAGADSPVELGPEVNGARSVERTAPLRTEAGGGKGSLLATVSAFELVWLQELGYSPRLDACATCGRERLSPTARAFFSPLAGGVLCPECGPAVADRRMVSGDALLCIRDLTARGAETALPDETRAEVRQVLGYAVSCVLGRRPRMLNYVDAR, from the coding sequence GTGCAGTCCGAAAAAGCGCTGGCGATCGTGACCCGCGGCACCGACTGGAGCGAGACCAGCCGCATCACCACGTTATTCACCCGTGAGTTCGGTAAGATCCGCGCGCTCGCCAAAGGCGGGCGCCGGCTCAAATCCAACTTCGATGTCGCCTTTGATCTCCTGACCGTGTGCGAGGTGGTGTTCATCCGGAAGGCGAGCGGTCTAGAACTCCTCACCGAGGCGCGGATGAACGAACAGTTCCCGGCGCTTCGCAAGAACCTTCCGGCCCTGTACGCGGGTTATTACGTCGCGGAGCTACTGGCCGAGGGGCTCCAGGACTACGACCCGCATCCGGTACTCTTCGACGCCGCACTCGCCATCCTGCGAGCGCTCGGACGGACCGCGGTCTTTTATCCGGAGAGAGAGGGTAGTACCGGGGCCGAGGAAGAGGGCGCAGTTCGCGAGGGGGAAGGAGCACCCGTAAGCCAAGCGGCCGGGGCCGACTCGCCGGTTGAACTGGGTCCGGAAGTGAACGGGGCGCGAAGTGTGGAACGGACCGCCCCCCTGAGAACCGAGGCGGGCGGGGGGAAAGGCTCGCTGCTCGCGACCGTGTCGGCATTTGAACTTGTTTGGCTTCAGGAGCTGGGATATAGCCCGCGACTCGATGCGTGTGCCACCTGTGGACGTGAGCGGCTCAGCCCGACCGCGCGGGCCTTTTTCAGCCCGCTCGCGGGGGGCGTACTGTGCCCGGAATGCGGGCCGGCCGTGGCCGACCGCCGCATGGTGTCCGGGGACGCGTTGCTCTGCATTCGCGACCTCACCGCGCGCGGCGCCGAGACGGCACTGCCGGACGAGACGCGGGCAGAAGTGCGGCAGGTGCTCGGGTACGCGGTGAGTTGCGTGCTCGGCCGCCGGCCGCGGATGTTGAACTACGTGGACGCACGATGA
- a CDS encoding tRNA-uridine aminocarboxypropyltransferase has product MSADRDPTPCPACRLHAWLCVCAHAPRLATHTPLLLIVHVHDLGRTSNTVRLLTLAVRNATLLCHGAFPAPADPAAHVPAGATPIVLFPGRGAKPLTPELVAALPSPPALIVPDGNWKQAGKMVKRIPLLDSAVKVALPARDFAGVALRRNRPGHRMSTYEAVVQALGILEGETVAAPLLDFYRRATDRMLLVRGKLRLGDVYGGLDGPHDGRALPTHALSPESDSGAAEDIGDCR; this is encoded by the coding sequence ATGTCCGCCGACCGCGACCCGACCCCCTGCCCCGCCTGCCGCCTTCACGCGTGGCTGTGCGTATGCGCGCACGCGCCGCGACTCGCAACCCACACCCCGCTCCTTCTCATCGTCCACGTCCACGATCTGGGCCGGACCAGCAACACGGTCCGGCTCCTCACCCTGGCGGTCCGCAACGCCACGCTCCTCTGTCACGGTGCCTTTCCCGCACCCGCCGACCCGGCGGCACACGTGCCCGCCGGAGCGACTCCGATTGTGCTCTTCCCCGGCCGCGGGGCCAAGCCGCTGACGCCGGAACTCGTCGCCGCCCTGCCGTCGCCGCCGGCACTCATCGTCCCGGACGGCAACTGGAAACAGGCGGGCAAAATGGTGAAGCGGATACCGCTCCTCGATTCGGCGGTGAAGGTTGCGCTCCCGGCCCGGGACTTCGCGGGAGTGGCCCTCCGCCGCAACCGCCCGGGTCACCGCATGTCGACATACGAAGCCGTGGTTCAGGCGCTCGGCATCCTGGAAGGGGAGACCGTAGCCGCGCCGCTCCTCGACTTCTACCGGCGCGCCACCGACCGCATGCTGCTCGTCCGCGGCAAGCTCCGACTCGGCGATGTGTACGGCGGCCTCGACGGCCCGCACGACGGTCGCGCTCTGCCGACCCACGCACTGTCCCCCGAATCCGATTCGGGAGCCGCAGAGGACATCGGCGACTGTCGCTGA
- a CDS encoding SulP family inorganic anion transporter, with amino-acid sequence MFAAVLLAGLLQVAFGVLRWGKFVYLIPLPVTIGFVNGFEPFRVRGAVGSAR; translated from the coding sequence CTGTTCGCCGCGGTTCTGCTGGCGGGCCTGTTGCAGGTGGCGTTCGGCGTGCTGCGGTGGGGCAAGTTCGTCTACCTGATACCGCTGCCTGTCACCATCGGGTTCGTGAACGGGTTCGAGCCGTTTCGCGTCCGCGGTGCGGTCGGGTCGGCGCGGTAG
- a CDS encoding 3-deoxy-7-phosphoheptulonate synthase, which yields MSGSQLANTNVSLYAEVPTPDEIRLRCPMTARAAETVSAGRTVLEGILDRADHRLMVVVGPCSIHDPVAGLDYARRLRHLADEVSDTLYLVMRVYFEKPRTSVGWKGYINDPRMDDSFHIEEGLEKSRSFLMQVAEIGLPAATEALDPISPQYLGELVSWTAIGARTAESQTHREMSSGLSTPVGFKNGTDGSVDAAINAMLSASQPHSFLGINEQGRIVVVRTRGNRYGHIVLRGGGARPNYDTVSILMTEQALAKAKLAANIVVDCSHGNSYKRPELQPLVMSDCVNQIRLGNRSIVGLMLESHIEGGNQPIPKDLSQLRYGCSVTDACIDWATTERTIRAARDVLKDVLPVRQKTEPRA from the coding sequence ATGAGTGGCTCGCAGCTCGCAAATACAAATGTATCACTGTACGCCGAGGTGCCGACACCGGACGAGATCCGGTTGCGGTGCCCGATGACCGCACGCGCCGCCGAGACGGTTTCCGCAGGACGGACGGTCCTCGAAGGCATCCTTGACCGTGCGGACCACCGGCTCATGGTCGTCGTGGGGCCGTGTTCGATTCACGACCCGGTCGCCGGCCTCGATTACGCGCGCCGCCTCCGGCACCTGGCCGATGAGGTTTCGGACACCCTGTATTTGGTCATGCGCGTCTACTTTGAGAAGCCGCGCACGTCGGTCGGGTGGAAGGGGTACATCAACGACCCGCGGATGGACGACTCGTTTCACATTGAGGAAGGGCTGGAGAAGTCCCGGTCGTTCCTGATGCAGGTGGCCGAGATCGGGCTGCCCGCGGCCACCGAAGCGCTCGACCCGATCAGCCCGCAGTACCTCGGCGAACTGGTCTCGTGGACCGCGATCGGCGCCCGCACCGCCGAGTCCCAGACGCACCGCGAGATGTCGTCCGGGCTCTCAACACCGGTGGGGTTTAAGAACGGGACCGACGGCTCCGTGGACGCGGCCATCAACGCGATGCTCTCCGCGTCGCAACCGCACAGTTTCCTGGGCATCAACGAGCAGGGCCGGATTGTGGTGGTGCGCACCCGCGGCAACCGGTACGGGCACATCGTGCTCCGCGGGGGCGGTGCCCGGCCGAACTACGACACGGTCAGCATCTTGATGACCGAGCAGGCGCTGGCGAAGGCCAAGCTGGCCGCCAACATCGTGGTGGACTGCTCCCACGGCAACTCGTACAAGCGGCCCGAACTGCAACCGCTCGTGATGAGCGACTGCGTCAACCAGATCCGGCTCGGCAACCGATCGATCGTCGGGCTGATGCTCGAAAGTCACATCGAGGGCGGTAACCAGCCGATCCCGAAAGATCTGTCCCAGCTCCGGTACGGGTGTTCGGTGACCGACGCCTGCATCGACTGGGCCACGACCGAGCGAACGATCCGGGCCGCACGGGACGTGCTGAAGGACGTTCTTCCGGTGCGGCAAAAGACCGAACCGCGAGCCTGA
- a CDS encoding transposase, protein MPSAHTPSPRCHWFSVLAGALDRRSGRRLAALFLGVLLARGRHALSCWIRAAGLSSQYRRCYPTAAAVGRRVERIATRLLVEILKPLVTGPRVVLALDDTPTARYGPKVQGAGVHHNPTPGPAGSAFVYGHVWVVLGLLVAHPLGGVVALPLLARLYIRKANLGAVRATDRPRFATKLAMAVDLVRWAHGWLKMWGMAVWVVADGAYAQGPVLKPLRKLGVTVVSRLRRDAALCSLPPAREPGLRGRPRVYGTARISLAKRAGHNGGWSTGTFTVYGKTVEKRYKTFVATWRPAGGAIRVVLVDEPHGWVAFFSTDPGATVTDILERVADRFTLETCFRDLKQVAGTGQQQVRGVPSNVGCFHLCAWAHTLTEVWAWARNADELVGHRSASPWDDPSRRPSHADKRRAWQHELLAEEIRAVVGEHHDHTKIRDLAYRCLDLAA, encoded by the coding sequence ATGCCATCTGCGCATACTCCGTCCCCGCGTTGCCACTGGTTTTCGGTTCTGGCCGGGGCACTGGATCGGCGCTCGGGTCGGCGGTTGGCGGCCCTGTTCCTGGGTGTGCTGCTGGCCCGCGGGCGGCACGCCCTGAGTTGCTGGATTCGGGCGGCCGGATTATCGTCCCAATACCGCCGCTGTTACCCCACCGCGGCCGCGGTCGGGCGCCGGGTCGAGCGCATCGCGACCCGGTTGTTGGTCGAGATCCTCAAGCCCCTGGTGACCGGGCCGCGGGTGGTGCTGGCGTTGGACGACACACCGACCGCCCGGTACGGACCGAAGGTACAAGGGGCCGGGGTGCATCACAACCCGACACCCGGGCCGGCCGGGAGCGCATTCGTGTACGGGCACGTGTGGGTGGTGCTCGGGTTGCTGGTGGCGCATCCACTGGGTGGGGTCGTGGCTCTGCCCCTGTTGGCCCGGTTGTACATCCGGAAGGCGAACCTGGGCGCGGTGCGGGCGACCGATCGGCCCCGGTTCGCCACCAAGCTGGCGATGGCCGTTGACCTGGTGCGGTGGGCGCACGGATGGCTGAAGATGTGGGGCATGGCGGTGTGGGTGGTGGCCGACGGGGCGTACGCCCAGGGGCCGGTGCTGAAGCCGCTGCGGAAGCTCGGGGTGACGGTGGTGAGCCGGCTCCGCCGGGATGCGGCCCTGTGCTCGTTACCGCCCGCGCGGGAGCCCGGGCTGCGCGGGCGCCCGCGGGTGTACGGAACGGCACGGATCTCGTTGGCCAAGCGGGCCGGGCACAACGGCGGGTGGAGCACCGGCACGTTCACCGTGTATGGGAAGACCGTCGAGAAGCGGTACAAGACGTTCGTGGCCACCTGGCGCCCGGCCGGTGGGGCGATCCGGGTGGTGCTGGTGGACGAGCCCCACGGATGGGTCGCGTTCTTCAGCACCGACCCGGGCGCGACGGTGACCGACATCTTGGAACGGGTGGCCGACCGGTTCACCCTGGAGACGTGCTTCCGGGATCTCAAACAAGTCGCCGGGACGGGCCAGCAACAGGTGCGCGGGGTGCCGTCGAACGTCGGGTGCTTCCACCTGTGTGCATGGGCGCACACCCTGACCGAGGTGTGGGCCTGGGCTCGGAACGCGGACGAGTTGGTGGGGCACCGGTCCGCGTCCCCGTGGGACGATCCGAGCCGGCGCCCGAGTCACGCGGACAAGCGCCGGGCCTGGCAACACGAGCTGTTGGCCGAGGAGATTCGGGCCGTTGTGGGCGAGCACCACGACCACACGAAAATCCGCGACCTCGCCTACCGGTGCTTGGACTTGGCCGCGTGA
- a CDS encoding serine/threonine-protein kinase, whose amino-acid sequence MSDPNDPSLIIDSRSGSLLISTLDHLGATKFTTPRGSAAAPTFSRPATEDELGTLGPYRVVRELGRGAMGAVYLARDTRLDRSLALKVMLPEFAADAEAKERFLREAKSAARVSHDHVVTVYEADERDGTPYIAMQLLQGYSLDAFIRNKGTPSLRNAVRIAREAALGLAAAHKLGIVHRDIKPANMWLEAPRGRVKLLDFGLARPVAMETELTQSGAVVGTPAFMSPEQALGERVDHRADLFSLGAVLYLLCTKQLPFPGASLSAVLLALGTKEPTPVHAHSPNVPEPLADLIHGLLAKDPGNRPQTAVTVANRLHQISEHLAGLAAAAPPEGPDSPPPRPDAQSTDPWATRIPSSSAHPSGKRAAPPGSARAIRSMPVVILSPTPRPEGPRESEPSRESQKTPDALHTVISSGVVWKEEPDAGKAEKESRERPRRKRAKSKSVSVAPILVAAGSVALFAVLVAIMLTAAGGKPRATDSARRETNTGLPPAATGNETLPPIVREGNVAKGGGSTGSIALEGKAPMRDSSASGATVDLLALVDTRVHTVLGEWRRNGEALVGVNPQFPGVLQLPYEPGEEYDIEATVRRISGDEYFGFQLVAGGHRVNMAIDTWPSKGYFSGMGSIAGKDLLNNGTGTQGRRLVHAGTAYTITSSVRKGRISTSVNGILVTSYTGEFNQFSIHSDFRVQNPKALAVQIGYATPFQIDRLVVTPVSGNGKVVH is encoded by the coding sequence ATGTCCGATCCGAACGACCCGTCGCTGATCATCGATTCGCGCTCGGGAAGTCTGTTGATCTCCACCTTGGACCACCTCGGTGCGACCAAATTTACCACCCCACGCGGCAGTGCCGCCGCGCCCACCTTCAGCCGGCCCGCGACCGAGGATGAGTTAGGAACGCTCGGCCCCTACCGCGTCGTGAGGGAGTTGGGCCGTGGGGCAATGGGGGCCGTCTATCTCGCTCGGGACACGCGCCTGGATCGCAGTCTGGCGCTGAAGGTGATGCTGCCGGAGTTCGCCGCCGACGCCGAGGCGAAGGAGCGCTTCCTCCGCGAGGCCAAGTCCGCCGCCCGGGTCAGCCACGATCACGTGGTGACCGTGTACGAAGCCGACGAACGCGACGGCACCCCGTACATCGCCATGCAACTCCTCCAAGGCTACTCACTGGACGCCTTTATCCGGAACAAGGGCACGCCGTCGCTGCGCAACGCCGTCCGGATCGCCCGAGAGGCCGCCTTGGGGCTCGCGGCGGCTCACAAGCTCGGGATCGTGCACCGCGACATCAAGCCGGCCAACATGTGGCTGGAAGCGCCCCGCGGTCGGGTCAAGTTGCTCGACTTCGGCTTGGCCCGGCCGGTCGCGATGGAGACAGAACTCACCCAGAGCGGGGCGGTGGTCGGCACCCCGGCGTTCATGTCGCCGGAACAGGCGCTCGGCGAGCGGGTGGACCATCGGGCCGACCTCTTTTCGCTGGGCGCGGTCCTGTACCTGCTCTGCACCAAGCAGCTCCCGTTCCCGGGCGCGAGCCTGTCTGCCGTGCTGCTGGCGCTGGGCACCAAGGAGCCGACCCCCGTTCACGCGCATAGCCCCAACGTCCCCGAGCCGTTAGCGGATCTCATCCACGGGCTCCTCGCGAAAGACCCGGGCAACCGCCCGCAGACCGCGGTGACCGTCGCCAACCGCCTCCATCAAATTTCCGAACACCTTGCGGGGCTTGCCGCGGCCGCGCCGCCCGAGGGACCGGACTCGCCGCCCCCGCGCCCCGACGCACAATCGACCGACCCGTGGGCAACTCGGATACCGTCGAGTTCGGCACATCCGAGCGGGAAGCGGGCCGCGCCCCCGGGCTCCGCGCGGGCGATCCGCTCGATGCCCGTCGTGATCCTCTCACCGACGCCGCGGCCCGAGGGGCCGCGGGAGAGCGAGCCGTCTCGCGAGTCGCAAAAGACACCCGACGCGTTGCATACAGTCATCTCGTCCGGCGTCGTCTGGAAGGAAGAGCCAGACGCGGGGAAGGCCGAGAAGGAAAGCCGCGAACGACCACGACGAAAAAGGGCGAAAAGCAAAAGCGTGAGTGTCGCACCGATTTTGGTCGCTGCGGGTAGCGTGGCGCTCTTCGCGGTTCTCGTGGCCATAATGCTGACCGCTGCCGGGGGCAAACCGCGAGCGACGGATTCGGCGCGCCGAGAGACGAATACAGGACTCCCGCCTGCCGCAACGGGCAACGAAACGTTGCCTCCCATCGTGCGCGAAGGGAACGTAGCCAAGGGCGGGGGCTCAACAGGCTCGATCGCACTCGAAGGCAAAGCGCCCATGCGCGACAGTTCAGCGAGCGGCGCGACAGTCGATCTCCTTGCTCTCGTCGACACGCGGGTTCACACCGTCCTGGGAGAATGGAGGAGAAACGGAGAAGCTCTCGTGGGCGTCAACCCGCAGTTCCCCGGGGTCCTGCAACTGCCCTACGAGCCGGGCGAAGAGTACGACATTGAGGCAACGGTCCGGCGAATCTCGGGAGATGAGTACTTCGGCTTCCAATTGGTCGCGGGCGGTCACCGCGTCAACATGGCGATCGACACCTGGCCCTCCAAAGGGTACTTCAGCGGAATGGGGAGCATTGCCGGAAAAGACCTCCTCAACAACGGAACCGGCACCCAGGGCCGCCGCCTCGTTCATGCCGGAACGGCTTACACTATAACCAGTTCGGTCCGAAAGGGAAGAATCAGCACCTCAGTCAACGGAATTTTAGTTACGTCCTACACGGGCGAGTTCAATCAGTTCTCGATTCACTCCGACTTCCGCGTGCAGAACCCAAAGGCGCTCGCCGTCCAAATCGGCTACGCCACACCCTTCCAAATCGACCGTCTCGTGGTAACTCCCGTCAGCGGCAATGGAAAAGTCGTTCACTAG
- a CDS encoding sugar phosphate isomerase/epimerase family protein: MAKARISIGTWAYLFNQEQPTNDFHVILHKLQDLGYDGVELGSFGPHPSPVSHPTKASRQKLRKEIADHGLALSGIAVDLWAFKKPGTSIVDENPSAYLTAFLGWCAFAADLDVKTIRVDTVIDWDYFEKDGKELGAAKGLDRIVSAWDKASKIAADYGMNICWEFEPGFAFNKPSEIVQLVEQVRAKGNNNFGVLYDTCHAHMCAGIGANQPGTKETLPGGALELLEKLKGKITHVHVIDSDGSLNEHNTSTHNPFGTGNLDFDKLAPALRNSGVPNDWWCVDLCFWPNAWQVTADSKKYLDKLREKYAAV; this comes from the coding sequence ATGGCGAAGGCCCGCATCTCGATCGGCACCTGGGCGTACCTCTTCAACCAAGAGCAGCCGACGAACGACTTCCACGTGATCCTGCACAAGCTGCAAGACCTCGGGTACGACGGGGTGGAACTGGGCAGCTTCGGCCCGCACCCGAGCCCGGTGTCGCACCCGACAAAGGCCAGCCGCCAGAAGCTGCGCAAGGAGATCGCGGACCACGGGTTGGCGCTGTCGGGCATCGCGGTGGACTTGTGGGCGTTTAAGAAGCCCGGCACCTCGATCGTGGACGAAAACCCGAGCGCGTATCTGACCGCGTTCCTCGGGTGGTGCGCGTTCGCCGCCGACCTGGACGTGAAGACGATCCGCGTCGACACGGTGATCGACTGGGACTACTTCGAGAAGGACGGCAAGGAACTCGGCGCCGCAAAGGGCCTGGACCGCATCGTGAGCGCGTGGGATAAGGCGAGCAAGATCGCGGCCGATTACGGGATGAACATCTGCTGGGAGTTCGAGCCCGGGTTCGCGTTCAACAAGCCGTCCGAGATTGTGCAACTGGTCGAACAGGTGCGGGCGAAGGGGAACAACAACTTCGGCGTGCTGTACGACACCTGTCACGCCCACATGTGCGCGGGGATCGGCGCGAACCAACCCGGCACCAAGGAGACGCTGCCCGGCGGCGCCCTGGAACTGCTCGAAAAGCTGAAGGGCAAGATCACCCACGTCCACGTGATCGACAGCGACGGCAGCCTGAACGAGCACAACACCAGCACGCACAACCCGTTCGGCACCGGCAACCTGGACTTCGACAAGTTGGCCCCGGCGCTGCGCAACAGCGGCGTGCCGAACGACTGGTGGTGCGTGGACCTGTGCTTCTGGCCGAACGCGTGGCAGGTGACCGCGGACAGCAAGAAGTACCTGGACAAGCTCCGCGAGAAGTACGCCGCGGTGTGA
- a CDS encoding Uma2 family endonuclease encodes MTATQPALKTFADLHAKLGGVPLDRIRLHPAPGTATEADLEHAGKPTCELIDGVLVEKAMGTFESFLGIHIARLIGNHVEANDLGVVTGEAGFIRLGQDHVRAPDVTFIPWSEFPNDEVPQDEAFWSVAPGLIVEVLSPGNTTAEIDRKLAEFFKAGCKLAWTIDPRAKTAMVYTSAKSFKELDETGTLDGGKVLPGFTLSLAELFASTQRGKKKLR; translated from the coding sequence ATGACGGCGACTCAACCGGCACTGAAGACGTTCGCGGACCTGCACGCCAAGCTCGGAGGCGTGCCGCTGGACCGCATCCGACTGCACCCCGCACCCGGCACCGCGACCGAAGCCGACCTCGAACACGCCGGCAAGCCGACGTGCGAACTCATCGACGGCGTCCTCGTGGAGAAGGCGATGGGGACTTTCGAGTCGTTCCTGGGAATCCACATCGCACGGCTGATTGGGAACCATGTCGAGGCCAACGACCTGGGTGTCGTGACCGGCGAAGCCGGGTTCATTCGGCTCGGCCAGGATCACGTTCGCGCCCCAGACGTGACGTTCATCCCGTGGTCCGAGTTCCCGAACGACGAGGTGCCGCAGGACGAAGCGTTCTGGTCCGTCGCACCGGGGCTGATCGTCGAAGTGCTGAGCCCCGGGAACACGACAGCCGAGATCGATCGGAAGTTGGCGGAGTTCTTCAAAGCCGGGTGCAAACTCGCCTGGACAATCGATCCGCGGGCGAAGACGGCGATGGTCTACACGTCGGCGAAGAGTTTCAAGGAGTTGGACGAAACCGGCACTCTTGATGGTGGTAAGGTGCTGCCGGGTTTCACGTTGTCGCTCGCGGAACTGTTTGCGTCCACTCAGCGCGGAAAGAAGAAGCTGCGGTAA
- a CDS encoding esterase family protein, which translates to MELLEFGHGGARVVAFPTSGGRFFEWENRGLVRALGHALENGWLHLTCVDAVDRESWYAYHTHPGARVWRHEQYTQYVMNEVLPWVQWRNPNPYTIFTGASFGAFHALSMGLRYPDRVNRILSMSGLADIKMFLSGYHDETVYRQNPVDFIPNEHDGWRLDRLRSQNIILAVGNGDRLVHQNRELSGKLWGKGIGNALREWDGFAHDWPVWSDMIQKYIGGND; encoded by the coding sequence ATGGAGCTTCTCGAGTTCGGGCACGGGGGGGCGCGGGTGGTCGCGTTCCCGACGTCCGGCGGGCGGTTCTTCGAGTGGGAGAACCGCGGGCTGGTCCGCGCGCTCGGGCACGCGCTCGAAAACGGCTGGCTGCACCTCACCTGTGTGGACGCGGTGGACCGCGAGAGCTGGTACGCGTACCACACGCACCCGGGGGCGCGGGTGTGGCGCCACGAGCAGTACACTCAGTACGTGATGAACGAGGTGCTGCCGTGGGTGCAGTGGCGCAACCCGAACCCGTACACCATCTTCACCGGCGCGAGCTTCGGTGCCTTCCACGCGCTTTCGATGGGGCTGCGCTACCCGGACCGGGTGAACCGTATCCTGAGCATGAGCGGCCTGGCCGACATCAAGATGTTCCTGTCGGGCTACCACGACGAGACCGTCTACCGTCAGAACCCGGTCGACTTCATTCCCAACGAACACGACGGCTGGCGCCTGGACCGGCTGCGTTCTCAGAACATCATTCTGGCGGTGGGGAACGGCGACCGGTTAGTCCACCAGAACCGCGAGCTGTCGGGTAAACTGTGGGGCAAAGGGATCGGTAACGCGCTCCGCGAGTGGGACGGGTTCGCGCACGACTGGCCCGTTTGGTCGGACATGATCCAGAAGTACATCGGCGGCAATGATTAA
- a CDS encoding ATP-grasp domain-containing protein — protein MKRVGVIVGREWSFPPRFIDEVNGRNAGVVAEFVKLGGTRMDEKIPYDVLVDRISHEVPYYRSYLKHAVLEGVTVINNPFMWTADDKFFGASLCAKLGLAHPKTLVLPNKDYVPGIVKTESLRNLEYPLNWQAVVDHVGLPCILKDAHGGGWRGVYVCHSVEELIRYYDGSGLLTMIAQEFIQWDQYVRCMCLGRDRVLPMPYDTHNRRYIAEPNYLSPELNARVIRDSLKLVDALGYDMNTAEWAIKDGVPYAIDFMNPAPDMDVNSLTPEYFEWVVKHMADLVIDRALNPQPQLAELKWSKLF, from the coding sequence ATGAAACGTGTAGGCGTCATTGTGGGGCGCGAGTGGTCGTTCCCGCCACGGTTCATCGACGAGGTGAACGGGCGCAACGCGGGCGTCGTCGCCGAGTTCGTGAAACTCGGCGGCACCCGGATGGACGAAAAGATCCCCTACGACGTGCTCGTGGACCGCATCTCGCACGAGGTGCCGTACTACCGCAGCTACCTCAAGCACGCGGTGCTGGAGGGCGTCACGGTCATCAACAACCCGTTCATGTGGACCGCGGACGACAAGTTCTTCGGCGCCTCGCTGTGCGCCAAACTCGGCCTCGCGCACCCCAAGACGCTGGTGCTGCCGAACAAGGACTACGTGCCGGGGATCGTGAAGACGGAGAGCCTGCGGAACCTGGAGTACCCGCTCAACTGGCAGGCGGTCGTGGACCACGTCGGGCTCCCGTGCATCCTGAAGGACGCGCACGGCGGCGGGTGGCGCGGGGTGTACGTGTGCCACAGCGTCGAGGAGCTGATCCGGTACTACGACGGCTCCGGGCTGCTCACGATGATCGCCCAGGAGTTCATCCAGTGGGACCAGTACGTGCGGTGCATGTGTCTGGGCCGCGACCGCGTGCTGCCGATGCCCTACGACACCCACAACCGCCGCTACATCGCCGAGCCCAACTACCTCTCCCCCGAGCTGAACGCGCGGGTGATCCGCGACTCGCTCAAGCTGGTGGACGCGCTCGGGTACGACATGAACACGGCGGAGTGGGCCATCAAGGACGGCGTGCCGTACGCGATCGACTTCATGAACCCGGCGCCGGACATGGACGTGAACTCGCTCACCCCTGAGTACTTCGAGTGGGTAGTGAAGCATATGGCCGACCTCGTCATCGACCGCGCGCTGAACCCGCAGCCGCAGCTCGCCGAACTCAAGTGGAGCAAGCTGTTTTGA